From a region of the Desmodus rotundus isolate HL8 chromosome 7, HLdesRot8A.1, whole genome shotgun sequence genome:
- the FICD gene encoding protein adenylyltransferase FICD — MTLMPMASVMAVTEPKWASIWGRFLWVTLLSMVLGSLLALLLPLGAVEEQCLALLKGFYLLSSKLDRAQHAVTRYTRPSTELSVTSKDAALLVVKTKSSPAGTLEAKAALNQALEMKRQGKREKAHKLFLHALKMDPDFVDALNEFGIFSEEDKDIIRADYLYTRALTISPGHKKALINRDRTLPLVEEIDQRYFSIIDSKVKKVMSIPKGSSALRRVMEETYYHHIYHTVAIEGNTLTLSEIRHILETRYAVPGKSLEEQNEVIGMHAAMKYVNTTLVSRIGSVTISDVLEIHRRVLGYVDPVEAGRFRTTQVLVGHHIPPHPQEVEKQMKEFIQWLNSEDAMNLHPVEFAALAHYKLVYIHPFIDGNGRTSRLLMNLILMQAGYPPITIRKEQRSEYYHVLEVANEGDVRPFIRFIAKCTETTLDTLLFATTEYPVALPEAKPNHSGFKETLPVKP; from the exons ATGACACTCATGCCAATGGCTTCAGTGATGGCCGTGACTGAGCCAAAATGGGCCTCCATCTGGGGCCGCTTCCTGTGGGTGACACTGCTGAGCATGGTGCTGGGGtccctgctggccctgctgctgcCGCTGGGGGCCGTGGAGGAGCAGTGTCTGGCCTTGCTCAAAGGCTTCTACCTGCTCAGCAGCAAGTTGGACAGGGCACAGCATGCCGTCACCAGATACACCAGACCGTCCACAGAACTCAGTGTCACCTCCAAGGATGCGGCACTGCTGGTGGTCAAGACCAAGTCCTCTCCGG CTGGTACGTTGGAAGCCAAAGCAGCTCTGAACCAAGCCCTGGAAATGAAACGCCAAGGCAAGCGGGAGAAAGCCCACAAGCTCTTCCTGCACGCCCTGAAGATGGACCCAGACTTTGTGGATGCGCTCAACGAGTTCGGCATCTTCTCAGAAGAGGACAAGGACATTATCCGGGCAGACTACTTGTATACCAGAGCGCTGACCATCTCGCCCGGCCACAAAAAAGCGCTGATCAACCGGGACCGGACGCTGCCGCTGGTAGAGGAGATTGACCAGAGGTACTTCAGCATCATCGACAGCAAAGTGAAGAAGGTCATGTCCATCCCCAAGGGCAGCTCCGCCCTGCGAAGGGTCATGGAGGAAACGTACTACCATCACATCTACCACACAGTTGCGATCGAGGGCAACACCCTCACCCTCTCGGAAATCAGGCACATCCTGGAGACCCGCTATGCTGTGCCGGGGAAAAGCCTGGAGGAGCAGAACGAGGTCATCGGCATGCACGCAGCGATGAAGTACGTCAACACGACACTGGTTTCCCGCATCGGCTCCGTCACCATCAGCGATGTGCTGGAGATCCACAGGCGGGTGCTGGGTTACGTGGATCCCGTGGAAGCCGGCAGGTTTCGGACGACACAGGTCCTTGTGGGACACcacatccctccccaccctcaggaGGTGGAAAAGCAGATGAAAGAGTTCATACAGTGGCTCAACTCTGAGGACGCCATGAATTTGCACCCAGTTGAGTTTGCAGCCTTGGCCCACTATAAACTTGTTTACATCCACCCTTTCATTGATGGCAATGGAAGGACTTCACGCCTGCTGATGAACCTCATCCTGATGCAGGCGGGCTACCCACCCATCACCATCCGCAAGGAGCAGAGGTCTGAGTACTACCACGTACTGGAAGTCGCCAACGAAGGCGACGTGAGGCCATTCATTCGCTTCATTGCCAAGTGTACAGAGACCACCCTGGACACCCTGCTCTTTGCCACAACAGAGTACCCAGTGGCACTGCCTGAGGCCAAACCCAACCACTCTGGGTTCAAGGAGACACTACCTGTGAAACCTTAA